A single window of Oncorhynchus keta strain PuntledgeMale-10-30-2019 chromosome 34, Oket_V2, whole genome shotgun sequence DNA harbors:
- the LOC118366719 gene encoding FUN14 domain-containing protein 1-like — MADREEDPENEDTYEVVDLTQYARRQQWWGCLFGGNNSGPMAEKYSVATQIALGGVSGWCAGYLFQKVGKIAATAVGGGFLLLQIANHSGYVQVDWKRVEKDVNKAKRHLKKKADRAVPELNSFIDQSTEFVKTNMIVTSGFFGGFLLGLAS; from the exons ATGGCGGATCGTGAAGAGG ACCCAGAGAATGAGGACACATATGAGGTGGTCGACCTGACACAATATGCTAGGCGTCAACAATGGTGGGGCTGCCTATTTGGTGGGAACAATTCGGGTCCTATGGCTGAGAAGTATTCGGTGGCCACACAAATAGCACTGGGTGGTGTGAGTGGCTG GTGTGCGGGATATCTTTTCCAGAAGGTGGGGAAGATCGCAGCCACCGCTGTGGGTGGAGGATTCCTCTTGTTACAG ATAGCCAACCACAGTGGCTATGTGCAGGTGGACTGGAAGAGAGTGGAGAAGGATGTCAACAAAGCCAAGAGGCACCTGAAGAAGAAAGCCGACAGGGCTGTACCAGAGCTCAACTCTTTTATCGACCAG TCCACAGAGTTTGTGAAGACAAACATGATCGTCACCAGTGGATTCTTTGGAGGCTTCTTGCTTGGGCTGGCATCCTAA